GCCCCAGCCGGAACTTCCCCTGGAAGCAGGCCGGCGTCACCGCCCAAGCACCGCGCATCGACCGGATTCTCTACGAGGTCAAGCAGACCGGCGGCGACGTCCGCCGCATCTGCGACCTGTTCGGCATCGGCATCGAAGCCGCGATGCACTACGTGGGCAGCGCCCGTGAGTCGCCCACCAGTGGCCCGGCTCCTTCGGGCATGGCGTCAGCGAGCGATCGCGCAGGCTCGGCCAACGTCCAACGACGCGGTAGCTCAGCGGCGTGCAGCCGACGTCATCTACGGGCGAACTCGAATCCCTGGCGAATGAGATCGTGCAGCCAATCGCTGTTCGCGGTCACTTCGGACTTCACCTCGACGTGGTGGTTCCACCTGTTCGTGCTGACCTGGGAGACGTTGTGGAAGTGCGGGTCGTCGATCTTCTGGTCCAGTGTCACGTTGAGGTACAAGGTGCCATCGGCGGTCTTCTCGTAGGCCCAAAGCCAGAGGAACTTGCGGTTCACCGAGAAGCTCACTTGCGCTTTCGCGTCCTTGGCCACCTGCCCGAGAGATGCCGTGTACTCCGCGATCGCGGTGAAGAACGACTGCGTTGTCGGCTTGCCGGTGAAGTCGCTGATCATCTTGTTCGAAGCACTGGTCATCGATCCTCCTGAGTCTTCGCTGCCGATGGCGCCGTTCACGCATTCAGCGGGGTCAAGACGGCGATCTTCCAGTCTTCCCCGCTGCGGACCAGTTGGTACATGTTCCGCTCGTCCGGTGCCCCGCCGTGATGATTCCACGTGACATCAGCCCAGATACTGTGACGGCTCGCCGCGACGACCGCGACGGCAGCGTCGGTGGCGGAGACGCCCGCGTACTGGCCGAACGCGCCGGCGAAGAACTCCTCGGTCTGGCGCGGGTCGGACACGACGATGGCCTGCTCGGGGAACTCGATCAGCGCGGGCACCGCGTAGTGCCCTGCGATCGCCTTCGCGTCACGATCGATCAGGGCACGGGTGTAGGCATCGAAGAACTTCCGGGCAATGCTGTACTCGCTCATGCGCTCAAGGCTACGGCTATACACTGACACGCCTTTGTCATGGTTACCATCATGTGCATGACCCGATCCCGTGGACTGCAGGCGGCCGCTTCCCGCGATCCTCACCTGACGATACGCCGAGTCGAACGCCAGCAATACATCATCGAACGGCTGCACGCGAGCCGGAACCGGCTCACCCACCAGCGACTCGCCGACGAGCTCGGCGTCACCGAACGCACCATCGCTCGCGACATCGAACGCCTCAGGCACTCCGGAGTCCCGATCACCGTGGTCCCGGGCCGCGGAGGCGGTGCCATCATTGAGAACGTCGCACCTGCCGGTCCCATCAACCTTGACGTTCCCGAGATCGCCGTTCTCATGGCCAGTCTCGCCGCAGTTGGCCCGACCGTCAGTGAGTCCGCGACATCGGCGATGAACAAGCTCGCCACCGCGGTAGCACCATCAGCCTGAGACTTCTGACCACACATGCTCACAAGGCGACTGGACACAACCATCGTAAGGCCGCATCTTCCACGAACATGCAACCTCACGCCCCACACAGTGGCCCTCAGCGGCATGTTCACGCGAATCAGGCTTCAGGATTCCTGAACTTGCGGGGTTCGCTGTTCATCCGCCCCGTGGCATAAAAGAGGACGAGTTCGGCGGGGTGCATCTGGTGCTGGACGACGAATGCGCGTTCCTTGATCCGCCATAACGCCTGCCCCGTCCCCAACGTCGGCAACAACGACCGCTCGGTACCGGTCAGTCCCAGGGATTTGGCGGTGGTGCCGAGCTGGTCGGATTCCTGCCGCAGGATGATCCTCGTCTCCGCGTTCGCGAGCAGGGAGTTGGCGAGTGCGCGCTTGGCGGAGCCTTCGTCGCCGACGTTCTCCATGTCGGAGAGTTTGCGAAAGGTGAGGGCGTTGCTGATGCCGTAGGCGTGGGCGAGCCTCCAGTGCGCATCCATCCGCCGCAGCAGCGCTGGTTGAGACATGAGCCGCCAGGCTTCGTCGTAGATACACCACCGCTGCCCACCCGCCGGATCGAGCAGTGCGGCTTCCATCCATGCCGATGACCAGGTCATCAGCACCGAAATCAACGCGGAGTTCTCCGTCACCCGCGACAGGTCGAGGGACACCATTGGGAGGGTGGGGTCGAAATGTTCGGTGGAGGGGCCGTCGAACAGTCCGGACAGGTCGCCGCCGACCAGGTGGCGCAGCGCGTGTCCGACCATCCGCCCATCCTTAGTCAGCCGCCCGTCGGGATCGTCCGGCGGGTGCAGGAGGTGGTCGACGATCATCGGCAGGATCGGCACATCGTTCTCCCGCACCGTCGCCAACAGCGCGGTGTCGATCGCGGTGTGCTCCAACGGGCTCATTGCGCGCGTCAACACTGTTTCGGTGCGGATACCGATGAGGTCGCGGCGGCGTGAGGCGACCATCGACGCCCACTCCGCATCCGACAAACCACTGGGCCGGTAGCCCTCGTCGAGCGGATTCAGGGCGAAGGGAACACATCGACATGGTGGTTGGCTACCGGCAGCTCTGCATAGGCGACGGGTTGCTGCGAGAGCGCGCGAAGCCGCGGGCATCCTCGCGTCGCGCAACCGCGTCCTGCGCTCCATGGGAGACGATGAACGGCGGTGCGACACGACACATCGGTGCGCCGGAGGAGCCACCGGAGACGACCCGAACGGAGATATGCGGCCCGACCGGGTAGCATATTGTCTACTCAGGAGGTCGCCATGCCCAAGACGATCAGTATCGGCGAGTTGCGGCAGAATCCAACACGCATGCTTCGTGAGGTCAAGGCCGGTGCCACCTACATGGTGACCGATCATGGCGAGCCGATCGCCGAGATCGCGCCTCGGCGGCAGCCGCGCTGGGTGTGTGGTGAGGAGATCGACTCCGTCCTGCGCGAGCTCGGTGCGGACGACTCGTGGGCCCGGGAGATCGCGACCGAACGCAGTGTCGTCGACGTGTCCGACCCCTGGCAGGGCGCCCGGTGAAGGCGGTTCTCGACACGAATCTGCTCGTCGCCTAAGCGCTCTCGCATCGCGACCACCAGGTGGCCGTCTCGTCGTTGTCGTGGGCCGAGTGGTCAAGTCCCTTGGAGTGGTGTAGCGGTGGGTGATCCTTCGTAGGGGTTCAGGCGGTCAGGGCGGGCATGGTTTCGGCTCCGATCTCGGGGTCGGTGGTGGTGATGAGGGTGATGCGGCAGCGGGCGAGGACGTCGAGGCCGAGGTAGCGCCGGCCTTCGGCCCATTCGTCGGTCTGCTCGGCTAGGACGGCGCCGACGAGGCGCACGATGGCGTTGCGGTTGGGGAAGATGCCCACGGAGTCGGTCCGGCGGCGGATCTCGCGGTTGAGACGCTCCTGGGGGTTGTTCGACCAGATCTGTGTCCACACGTCCTTGGGGAACGCGGTGAACGCCAAGATGTCCTCCCGTGCGCCGGTGAGGTGCTCGGCCGCGTCGGGCAGCTTCTCGTCGACGTACTCGATGAGCCGGTCGAACTGGGCCTGCACGCTGGGTGCGTCGGGCTGGTCATAGACGCTGTGGAGCATGGCCTTGACGGCCGGCCACATGCTCTTGGGCGTCACGTCCATCAGGTTCGCGCTGTAGTGGGTACGGCACCGTTGCCACGCGGCACCGGTCAAGTTCGCCGCGATCGCTTCCTTCAAGCCCTGGTGGGCGTCGGAGGTGACCAAGCGCACGCCCGTCAGGCCGCGCGCGACGAGGTCGGCGAAGAACTCGTTCCACGCCGACCCGGTCTCACTGGTGGCCACGCGTAGGCCGAGGACCTCGCGGTGCCCGTCGGCGTTGACCCCGGTCGCCAGCAGTACCGAGGTGGCGACCACGCGCCCGCCCTCGCGGACCTTCATCGTGAGCGCGTCGGCCGCGACGAACGTGAACGGTCCCGCCTCATCCAGGGGGCGGTGGCGGAAGTCCTCGACGATCTGATCCAGGTCGGCCGCCATCCGCGAGACCTGAGACTTGCTCAGTGAGTCGATCCCCAAGGTCTTGACCAACTTGTCCATCCGGCGGGTGGACACCCCGGCCAGGTAGCAGTCGGCCACGACGGTGATCATCGCCGACTCGGCCCGCTTGCGCCGCTCGAGTAGCCACTCGGGGAAGTAGTTGCCCTTGCGCAGCTTGGGGATGGCCACGTCCACGGTCCCCACGCGGGTGTCCAGGTCGCGGTGGCGGTAGCCGTTACGCTGCGCCGTACGCGAGGCGCTGGGCCGGCCGTACTCGGCGCCGACGACGGCGTCGGCGTCCGCGGACAGCAGCGCGTTGATCATCGTCTGCAACAGCGAACGCATCAGATCCGGGCTTGCTTCGCTCAGGGCTTCACTGAGCAGGCCGCCAGGGTCGACAATATGTGGTGCGGTCATCGTGATGACTCCGTTCGAGGATTCGGTAGAAGGTTGACTCGAAGGATCACGCGGTGGCCGCACCCACGTCCACGACCGGGACGAGCTGGGCAACCGCGCTACACCACTCTAAGGGGCACTACTGGCCGAGCTCGGATTTGGGGTCCGCGCGGTCGCGAACCCGATCGAACGGGCACGCCGTGAGACTCGCATGGCTCGCCTGCGGGCCATTCTCGGCGCGGCCATCCCCTTCGACGATGCAGCGGCGGACGCCTACGAGACGGCCTGCTGCCTCACCGTCGTTTCAGGCTGACGCCGGCGGACACTCGTCCGATCCGCGGGGCTTGCCGACTTGATACCCTACGGGGGTATAGTAGGGATCGAA
The window above is part of the Pseudactinotalea sp. HY158 genome. Proteins encoded here:
- a CDS encoding DUF5655 domain-containing protein gives rise to the protein MNGAIGSEDSGGSMTSASNKMISDFTGKPTTQSFFTAIAEYTASLGQVAKDAKAQVSFSVNRKFLWLWAYEKTADGTLYLNVTLDQKIDDPHFHNVSQVSTNRWNHHVEVKSEVTANSDWLHDLIRQGFEFARR
- a CDS encoding IS256 family transposase, yielding MTAPHIVDPGGLLSEALSEASPDLMRSLLQTMINALLSADADAVVGAEYGRPSASRTAQRNGYRHRDLDTRVGTVDVAIPKLRKGNYFPEWLLERRKRAESAMITVVADCYLAGVSTRRMDKLVKTLGIDSLSKSQVSRMAADLDQIVEDFRHRPLDEAGPFTFVAADALTMKVREGGRVVATSVLLATGVNADGHREVLGLRVATSETGSAWNEFFADLVARGLTGVRLVTSDAHQGLKEAIAANLTGAAWQRCRTHYSANLMDVTPKSMWPAVKAMLHSVYDQPDAPSVQAQFDRLIEYVDEKLPDAAEHLTGAREDILAFTAFPKDVWTQIWSNNPQERLNREIRRRTDSVGIFPNRNAIVRLVGAVLAEQTDEWAEGRRYLGLDVLARCRITLITTTDPEIGAETMPALTA
- a CDS encoding type II toxin-antitoxin system Phd/YefM family antitoxin, which produces MPKTISIGELRQNPTRMLREVKAGATYMVTDHGEPIAEIAPRRQPRWVCGEEIDSVLRELGADDSWAREIATERSVVDVSDPWQGAR
- a CDS encoding YafY family protein, translating into MTRSRGLQAAASRDPHLTIRRVERQQYIIERLHASRNRLTHQRLADELGVTERTIARDIERLRHSGVPITVVPGRGGGAIIENVAPAGPINLDVPEIAVLMASLAAVGPTVSESATSAMNKLATAVAPSA